From a single Phragmites australis chromosome 7, lpPhrAust1.1, whole genome shotgun sequence genomic region:
- the LOC133925436 gene encoding putative F-box protein At2g02030, translated as MTTPERPEKRRRVTPSRAATAATIPDELLISEVLLRLPVKSLARFKSVCRSWRAAVEDAAFVRRHLELSRARPPTMLVIPREGYHYDDGAESGVISFHRLLLGEARAPGTADVELVFEKAWPEGITHSIVPTHCDGLVAVATTTGEIFVCNPATREFVALPPGSTEINNIRAPAAALGYDAWRKVYVVSRYFYRKYDEFMDVETGAHWLEYDIGHEIFTLGGDSWEPTADPPHAIGPARPICTREAFYCCTSNLRPNALLRFSLRDRAFDVVPSPPGTDFVHAVDHLTELDGKLCYVHTVTETAFDVWLAEDGPTRPKWSLRCRIDFGDFGPSIGSEALFPVAAAGNEMLVAADYKKLYSYDERYKFLREAADMEEELAYERPNGSTFAGELVHHVVPYVESLVSISTRN; from the coding sequence ATGACCACTCCCGAGCGGCCGGAGAAACGCCGCCGGGTCACACCATCTCGGGCCGCCACCGCAGCCACCATCCCGGACGAGCTTTTGATCTCCGAGGTCCTGTTACGCCTCCCCGTCAAATCCCTCGCGCGCTTCAAGTCCGTCTGCCGCTCATGGCGCGCGGCCGTTGAGGACGCCGCCTTCGTCCGCCGCCACCTCGAGCTGTCCCGCGCGAGGCCGCCGACCATGCTCGTCATCCCGCGCGAGGGCTACCACTACGATGACGGCGCGGAATCCGGGGTGATCAGCTTCCACCGTCTCTTGCTGGGTGAGGCGCGGGCGCCTGGCACCGCTGACGTCGAGCTGGTGTTTGAGAAGGCGTGGCCGGAGGGCATCACGCACAGCATCGTCCCCACGCACTGCGACGGCCTCGTCGCGGTCGCCACGACGACGGGCGAGATATTCGTCTGCAACCCAGCCACCAGGGAGTTTGTCGCGCTGCCACCCGGGAGCACCGAGATCAACAACATcagggcgccggcggcggctctCGGCTACGACGCGTGGCGCAAAGTGTACGTGGTCTCCCGGTACTTCTACCGGAAGTACGACGAGTTCATGGACGTGGAGACCGGCGCGCACTGGCTGGAGTACGACATCGGGCACGAGATCTTCACGCTCGGCGGCGACTCCTGGGAGCCCACGGCCGACCCGCCGCATGCCATCGGTCCCGCGAGACCGATCTGCACCCGGGAGGCCTTCTACTGCTGCACCAGCAACCTCCGGCCGAACGCGCTGCTGCGGTTCAGCCTGCGCGACAGGGCGTTCGACGTGGTGCCGTCCCCTCCGGGCACGGACTTCGTCCACGCCGTTGATCACCTGACGGAGCTGGACGGCAAGCTGTGCTACGTCCACACAGTCACGGAGACGGCCTTCGACGTCTGGCTGGCTGAAgacgggccaaccaggccgaaGTGGTCGCTGCGCTGCCGCATCGACTTCGGCGACTTCGGCCCCAGCATCGGCTCCGAGGCATTGTTcccggtcgccgccgccgggaaCGAGATGCTGGTAGCCGCCGATTACAAGAAGCTGTACAGCTACGATGAGCGCTACAAATTTCTACGGGAAGCGGCGGACATGGAAGAGGAGCTGGCGTACGAGCGACCGAACGGCAGCACGTTTGCTGGCGAGCTGGTGCACCACGTTGTCCCGTACGTTGAGAGTCTGGTTTCGATTAGTACGCGCAACTAG